In Streptomyces chartreusis, the following proteins share a genomic window:
- a CDS encoding cation-translocating P-type ATPase, whose amino-acid sequence MALSLITRPTAAAAGLVAAGPRLLARGAAPAVGITAGAVTATARAGVRGADSAARVVRVARSTLAVRPHPWRSGARAHLALRPEAPERVRRLGGTEPAARKVAEALAERPDVALAYWDGGLCRLVITAVEDSAGDRVLERATELAAQHGLAPTGEAVDEVPHPADPAGVRAAAATLAADGIGIATAFAGYFLRLPASPQSVTALVTLLRENPAFRDWLRARIGRSRMDLALAVAHAAAHGAGRTPTALVLDGALRSLQLAETVARATAFDKVHDDVCAPERSSVAGIGFPRPPLRTSPAQEYAAHAEAGSLVGAAAMLLVKHDGTEAAEAVLAGAPKAARYGPAAFHAVLASALSRTGVLVRDSERLRQLEMADTVVLHPSALRTEGAGADPWAEAVLDAARRAGLRVVMVDDPALADFTSLADQVVRDGRPLREVVEELRGDSGAVVTVARPGADDEDVHDGLLAGDVAVALTDRDGALVWSADVLAPHGPADVWRLLRAVPAARKVGRRSQTLARSGAALSGLLVAIGKSRRGRRTPWSGLRHTPVDASAAWSLLAGTRAAVGVALARAPHPRARVAWHELEHREVRARLADESGPERTLPERVTDGTREAVRTMGRKRVFAPVSGPLRLAGAVRDELDDPLTPVLAVGSAAEAILGSVLDALLVIGALDLNALVGGVQRMRAERALSGLLAKQKRKARVTGEDARSRPHLVDAAKLSPGDVIELRVDDVVPADARIVGEDALEVDESALTGESLPADKDVDPTPDAAVPDRRCMVFEGTTVVAGHARAVVVDTGDHTEAARAVALAARRPPSAGVQARLRELTDKALPLTLAGGAGVTALSLLRGTPIRRAVSGGVAVAVAAVPEGLPLVATVAQLAAARRLSSRGVLVRAPRTLEALGRMDTVCFDKTGTLTENRLRLVRVTEADGTVRRPDEKAADDTLRAAARACPRLAAGTDRPVHATDEAVLDAAAPDPDWTQSEGLSFEAGRGYAAAVGRTPDGAPLLVVKGAPETVLPACPGVPPSASGRAQELAGDGLRVLAVAHRTLDPSDDPAEVLEQPLAELEFTGLLALADVPRDTSTALVRGLREAGVRPVMLTGDHPRTARAIAAELGWPEDTGVVTGDELASADREGRIRMLRDVGVVARVAPEQKLQVVESLRDAGRVVAMVGDGANDAAAIRAADIGVGINARGSAAARNAADLVLTDGDLTVLIDSVAEGRALWHSVADAIAILIGGNAGEVGFGLLGTLLSGEAPLSTRQMLLVNLFTDLFPAMAVAVTPKEADTAVAGEANAGPSTGPAGSDGTELLGAPLIRKIRHRALTTALGATAAWLFGRFTPGTARRSTTMALCAVVGTQLAQTLADRRDSPLVRVTALGSAAVLVVLVETPGVSRVFGCTPLGPVAWAGVAASIAVAAAGGRAVPYLERLVLRWVPARGDL is encoded by the coding sequence CCGCCGCGGCCGGGCTGGTCGCGGCCGGACCGAGACTGCTCGCGAGAGGAGCCGCCCCCGCGGTGGGAATCACCGCGGGGGCGGTGACAGCGACGGCCCGGGCGGGGGTCCGCGGCGCCGACAGCGCGGCCCGTGTCGTACGGGTCGCCCGCAGCACACTCGCCGTGCGCCCGCACCCCTGGCGATCCGGCGCCCGGGCCCACCTCGCACTGCGGCCCGAGGCGCCGGAGCGCGTTAGGCGGCTGGGCGGGACGGAACCCGCGGCACGCAAGGTCGCCGAGGCACTGGCGGAGCGGCCCGACGTGGCGCTCGCGTACTGGGACGGCGGGCTGTGCCGGCTGGTGATCACCGCAGTGGAGGACTCGGCCGGCGACCGGGTGCTGGAGAGGGCGACCGAGCTCGCCGCCCAGCACGGTCTGGCCCCCACGGGCGAGGCCGTGGACGAGGTCCCCCACCCGGCCGACCCCGCCGGAGTGCGCGCCGCCGCCGCGACGCTCGCCGCCGACGGCATCGGCATCGCGACCGCGTTCGCCGGGTACTTCCTGCGCCTGCCCGCCTCACCCCAGTCGGTGACCGCGCTGGTGACGCTGCTCCGGGAGAACCCCGCCTTCCGCGACTGGCTGCGCGCGCGGATCGGCCGCTCCCGCATGGACCTCGCACTGGCCGTGGCGCACGCGGCCGCGCACGGCGCCGGACGCACCCCGACCGCCCTGGTGCTGGACGGCGCGCTGCGCTCGCTCCAGCTGGCGGAGACGGTGGCGCGCGCCACCGCCTTCGACAAGGTCCACGACGACGTCTGCGCGCCCGAGCGGTCCAGCGTCGCGGGCATCGGCTTCCCGCGCCCGCCGCTGCGCACCTCCCCGGCGCAGGAGTACGCCGCGCACGCCGAGGCCGGCAGCCTGGTGGGCGCCGCGGCCATGCTGCTCGTCAAGCACGACGGCACCGAGGCCGCCGAGGCGGTGCTCGCGGGCGCTCCCAAGGCCGCGCGCTACGGGCCCGCCGCCTTCCACGCCGTACTGGCATCGGCGCTGTCCCGCACCGGCGTCCTGGTCCGGGACAGCGAGCGGCTGAGGCAGTTGGAGATGGCCGACACGGTCGTCCTGCATCCGAGCGCGCTGCGGACCGAGGGCGCCGGTGCCGACCCGTGGGCCGAGGCCGTGCTGGACGCGGCCCGGCGTGCGGGGCTGCGGGTCGTCATGGTGGACGACCCGGCGCTGGCCGATTTCACGAGCCTCGCCGACCAGGTGGTGCGCGACGGGCGGCCGCTGCGCGAGGTGGTCGAAGAGCTGCGCGGCGACAGCGGCGCCGTCGTCACGGTCGCCCGGCCCGGCGCGGACGACGAGGACGTGCACGACGGACTGCTCGCCGGCGACGTGGCGGTCGCCCTCACCGACCGCGACGGCGCCCTCGTCTGGAGCGCCGACGTGCTTGCCCCGCACGGACCCGCCGATGTGTGGCGCCTGCTGCGCGCGGTCCCGGCCGCGCGGAAGGTCGGCCGCAGGTCGCAGACCCTGGCCCGGTCCGGGGCAGCGCTGTCCGGGCTGCTCGTGGCCATCGGCAAGTCCCGGCGTGGCCGTCGTACGCCGTGGTCGGGCCTGCGCCATACGCCGGTCGACGCGAGCGCGGCCTGGTCACTGCTGGCCGGCACGCGTGCGGCCGTCGGCGTGGCGCTCGCCCGCGCCCCGCACCCCAGGGCACGGGTGGCCTGGCACGAACTGGAGCACCGGGAGGTCCGCGCACGGCTGGCGGACGAGTCGGGCCCTGAGCGGACCTTGCCGGAGCGGGTCACCGACGGCACCCGCGAGGCGGTCCGGACGATGGGCCGCAAGCGTGTGTTCGCCCCGGTGAGCGGGCCGCTCCGGCTCGCGGGTGCCGTGCGCGACGAACTCGACGACCCCCTCACCCCCGTACTGGCCGTCGGCTCGGCCGCCGAGGCCATCCTCGGCTCGGTCCTGGACGCGCTGCTGGTCATCGGCGCGCTCGACCTGAACGCGCTGGTCGGCGGCGTCCAGCGGATGCGGGCCGAGCGGGCGCTGTCCGGGCTGCTGGCCAAGCAGAAGCGCAAGGCGCGCGTCACCGGCGAGGACGCTCGGTCCCGGCCGCACCTGGTGGACGCCGCGAAGCTCAGCCCCGGCGACGTGATCGAGCTCCGGGTCGACGACGTGGTGCCCGCCGACGCCCGCATCGTGGGGGAGGACGCTCTGGAGGTGGACGAGTCCGCGCTCACGGGGGAGTCCCTGCCGGCCGACAAGGACGTCGATCCGACGCCGGACGCCGCGGTCCCGGACCGCCGCTGCATGGTGTTCGAGGGCACGACCGTGGTGGCCGGGCACGCCCGCGCCGTAGTGGTGGACACCGGGGACCACACGGAGGCCGCGCGTGCCGTAGCCCTCGCCGCCCGCCGGCCACCGTCCGCCGGAGTGCAGGCCAGGTTGCGCGAACTCACCGACAAGGCGCTGCCGTTGACGCTCGCGGGTGGTGCCGGGGTGACCGCTCTCTCGCTGCTGCGCGGCACACCGATCCGTCGTGCGGTGAGCGGCGGGGTCGCGGTGGCCGTGGCCGCCGTGCCGGAGGGGCTGCCGCTGGTGGCGACCGTCGCGCAGCTCGCCGCCGCCCGTCGGCTCAGCAGCCGGGGCGTGCTCGTCCGGGCACCGCGCACCCTGGAGGCGCTCGGACGGATGGACACCGTCTGCTTCGACAAGACCGGCACGCTCACCGAGAACCGGCTGCGCCTGGTGCGGGTCACCGAGGCCGACGGCACGGTCCGCAGACCGGACGAGAAGGCGGCCGACGACACCCTGCGGGCCGCGGCACGGGCCTGCCCCCGGCTCGCCGCCGGCACGGACCGGCCGGTGCACGCCACCGACGAGGCCGTCCTGGACGCGGCGGCCCCCGACCCGGACTGGACCCAGAGCGAGGGGCTGTCCTTCGAGGCGGGGCGCGGCTATGCCGCCGCCGTCGGCCGGACACCGGACGGCGCCCCGCTGCTCGTCGTCAAGGGCGCTCCCGAGACGGTGCTGCCCGCCTGCCCCGGCGTGCCCCCGTCGGCATCCGGGAGAGCACAGGAGCTGGCCGGCGACGGACTGCGTGTCCTGGCGGTCGCCCACCGCACCCTCGACCCGTCCGACGACCCGGCGGAGGTCCTCGAACAGCCCCTGGCGGAGCTGGAGTTCACCGGCCTGCTCGCCCTCGCCGACGTACCTCGCGACACCTCCACCGCCCTGGTCCGGGGACTGCGCGAGGCAGGCGTACGGCCCGTCATGCTGACCGGCGACCACCCGCGGACCGCCCGGGCGATCGCCGCCGAACTGGGCTGGCCCGAGGACACCGGCGTCGTCACGGGCGACGAACTGGCCTCCGCGGACCGGGAAGGGCGCATCCGGATGCTGCGGGACGTGGGTGTCGTGGCCCGGGTCGCGCCCGAGCAGAAACTCCAGGTCGTCGAGTCACTGCGGGACGCCGGACGGGTCGTCGCCATGGTCGGTGACGGAGCCAACGACGCTGCGGCCATCCGCGCCGCCGACATCGGCGTAGGCATCAACGCCCGCGGCTCGGCGGCCGCTCGCAATGCCGCCGACCTCGTGCTCACCGACGGCGATCTGACGGTCCTGATCGACTCGGTCGCCGAGGGCCGGGCCCTGTGGCACAGCGTCGCCGACGCCATCGCCATCCTGATCGGCGGCAACGCGGGCGAGGTCGGCTTCGGCCTCCTCGGCACCCTTCTGTCGGGCGAGGCGCCCCTGTCCACCCGTCAGATGCTGCTGGTCAACCTGTTCACGGACCTGTTCCCGGCGATGGCGGTGGCGGTCACGCCGAAGGAGGCGGACACGGCGGTCGCCGGGGAGGCGAACGCGGGACCTTCGACCGGCCCCGCCGGCTCGGACGGCACCGAACTCCTCGGCGCCCCGCTGATCCGCAAGATCAGGCACCGGGCCCTGACCACCGCACTGGGCGCCACGGCGGCCTGGCTGTTCGGCCGCTTCACCCCGGGCACCGCCCGGCGCTCCACCACGATGGCGCTGTGCGCGGTGGTCGGCACCCAGCTCGCCCAGACGCTGGCCGACCGCAGGGACAGCCCGCTGGTCCGCGTCACCGCACTCGGTTCCGCGGCCGTCCTCGTCGTCCTGGTCGAGACGCCCGGGGTCAGCCGGGTCTTCGGCTGCACACCGCTCGGCCCGGTCGCCTGGGCCGGTGTGGCCGCGTCGATCGCCGTCGCCGCGGCGGGCGGGCGCGCGGTGCCGTACCTGGAGCGGCTCGTCCTGCGGTGGGTGCCGGCCCGGGGTGACCTGTAG
- a CDS encoding NADH:flavin oxidoreductase/NADH oxidase, with protein sequence MSALFEPYALREVTIPNRVWMPPMCQYSAAPEGPDTGAPNDWHFAHYGARAAGGTGLIVVEATGVSPEGRISPWDLGIWNDTQVEAFRRITRFLVSQGTVPAIQLAHAGRKASTDRPWKGGAPVGPDSYGWQPVAPSAIPFADGHPVPTELTVDGIQEVVGQFADAARRALAAGFEIAEIHGAHGYLINEFLSPHSNHRTDEYGGSYENRTRFALQVVDAVRAVWPQDKPLFFRISATDWLEKDGWTADDTVRFAADLKAHGIDLLDVSTGGNASGVHIPVGPGYQVPFAARVKAETSLPVAAVGLITEAEQAEKIVANDEADAVLLGRELLRNPSWARHAARELGGDVHVPDQYHRSV encoded by the coding sequence GTGAGCGCGCTCTTCGAGCCCTACGCCCTGCGTGAAGTGACGATCCCGAACCGGGTGTGGATGCCCCCGATGTGCCAGTACTCGGCCGCACCGGAGGGCCCCGACACGGGCGCCCCCAACGACTGGCACTTCGCGCACTACGGCGCCCGCGCGGCCGGCGGCACGGGCCTGATCGTCGTCGAGGCGACCGGCGTCAGCCCCGAGGGCCGCATCTCCCCCTGGGACCTGGGCATCTGGAACGACACGCAGGTCGAGGCGTTCCGCCGGATCACGCGCTTCCTGGTGTCGCAGGGCACCGTGCCGGCGATCCAGCTGGCCCATGCCGGCCGCAAGGCGTCGACCGACCGGCCCTGGAAGGGCGGCGCGCCGGTCGGGCCGGACTCCTACGGCTGGCAGCCAGTGGCGCCGAGCGCGATCCCCTTCGCCGACGGTCACCCCGTGCCTACAGAGCTGACGGTCGACGGGATCCAGGAGGTCGTGGGCCAGTTCGCGGACGCCGCGCGCCGCGCCCTCGCCGCCGGATTCGAGATCGCCGAGATCCACGGCGCCCACGGCTATCTGATCAACGAGTTCCTGTCCCCGCACTCCAACCACCGCACCGACGAGTACGGCGGCTCGTACGAGAACCGCACCCGCTTCGCCCTCCAGGTCGTGGACGCCGTGCGCGCGGTGTGGCCGCAGGACAAGCCGCTGTTCTTCCGCATCTCCGCGACCGACTGGCTGGAGAAGGACGGCTGGACCGCCGACGACACCGTCCGCTTCGCCGCCGACCTGAAGGCCCACGGCATCGACCTGCTGGACGTCTCGACCGGCGGCAACGCCTCCGGCGTCCACATCCCGGTCGGCCCCGGCTACCAGGTGCCGTTCGCGGCGCGCGTGAAGGCCGAGACATCGCTGCCGGTCGCCGCCGTGGGCCTGATCACCGAGGCCGAGCAGGCCGAGAAGATCGTCGCGAACGACGAGGCCGACGCCGTCCTCCTCGGCCGGGAGCTGCTGCGCAACCCGTCGTGGGCCCGGCACGCGGCCCGGGAGCTGGGCGGGGACGTGCACGTGCCGGACCAGTACCACCGGTCCGTCTGA
- a CDS encoding ArsR/SmtB family transcription factor gives MTSAAVSSRDLPHPAREEIRLEGVLHALSDPLRLYIVRELAAVGDELSCSHFDLPVTKSTTTHHFRVLRESGVIRQIYRGTAKMNGLRKDDLDGLFPGLLDALLDAAARQAARLGDA, from the coding sequence GTGACCAGCGCCGCTGTCAGCAGCCGAGACCTCCCGCACCCGGCACGCGAGGAGATCCGCCTCGAAGGTGTGCTGCACGCGCTGTCCGACCCGCTGCGGCTGTACATCGTGCGGGAGCTCGCCGCCGTCGGCGACGAGCTCTCCTGTTCGCACTTCGACCTGCCGGTCACCAAGTCCACCACCACGCACCACTTCCGGGTGCTGCGCGAGAGCGGGGTGATCCGGCAGATCTACCGGGGCACCGCCAAGATGAACGGCCTGCGCAAGGACGACCTAGACGGCCTCTTCCCGGGACTGCTCGACGCCCTTCTCGACGCCGCCGCCCGACAGGCCGCCCGGCTCGGGGACGCCTGA
- a CDS encoding nucleobase:cation symporter-2 family protein has product MNETAPVHPVDEIPPKRQLATFGLQHVLAMYAGAVAVPLIVGGAMKLPPADLAYLITADLLVCGIATLIQCIGFWRFGVRLPIMQGCTFAAVSPMVLIGTTGGGLPAIYGSVIVAGLAIMLLAPVFGRLLRFFPPLVTGTVILIIGLSLLPVAGNWAAGGAGSADFGEPGNLALAAFVLAVVLGVQRFAPVFLSRIAVLIGIVVGLAVAVPFGFTDFGGVGEADWLGISTPFHFGAPAFEFSAIASMLVVALVTMTETTGDLIAVGEMTDRKVEPRSLADGLRADGLSTVLGGVFNTFPYTAYAQNVGLVGMTRVRSRWVVATAGGILVLLGLLPKLGAVVAAIPAPVLGGAGLVMFGTVAASGLRTLAGVDFKGNNNLTVVAVSVAMGMLPVGVPAIYEKFPDWFQTVMNSGISAGCLTAIVLNLLFNHLPAKAGSGVPEPGGLSGGGVEKGVEQSREEAV; this is encoded by the coding sequence ATGAACGAAACCGCACCCGTGCACCCGGTCGACGAGATCCCGCCCAAACGCCAGTTGGCCACATTCGGCCTCCAGCACGTACTTGCGATGTACGCGGGCGCGGTGGCCGTCCCCCTCATCGTCGGCGGCGCCATGAAACTGCCGCCCGCCGACCTGGCGTATCTGATCACCGCCGACCTGCTGGTGTGCGGTATCGCGACGCTGATCCAGTGCATCGGCTTCTGGCGTTTCGGCGTACGGCTGCCCATCATGCAAGGCTGTACGTTCGCCGCCGTCTCCCCGATGGTGCTGATCGGCACCACGGGCGGCGGACTCCCGGCGATCTACGGCTCGGTGATCGTCGCCGGACTGGCGATCATGCTGCTGGCTCCGGTCTTCGGCAGGCTGCTGCGCTTCTTCCCGCCCCTCGTGACCGGCACGGTGATCCTGATCATCGGCCTCTCCCTGCTGCCGGTCGCGGGCAACTGGGCGGCGGGCGGCGCCGGTTCGGCGGACTTCGGGGAGCCGGGGAACCTCGCGCTGGCCGCCTTCGTGCTCGCCGTGGTGCTCGGTGTGCAGCGGTTCGCGCCGGTGTTCCTCAGCCGGATCGCCGTACTGATCGGCATCGTGGTCGGACTCGCGGTGGCCGTGCCCTTCGGCTTCACCGACTTCGGCGGCGTGGGCGAGGCGGACTGGCTCGGCATCAGCACGCCGTTCCACTTCGGGGCGCCCGCCTTCGAGTTCTCGGCGATCGCGTCGATGCTGGTGGTGGCGCTGGTGACGATGACCGAGACGACCGGTGACCTGATCGCGGTCGGCGAGATGACCGACCGCAAGGTCGAGCCGCGCTCCCTGGCGGACGGTCTGCGCGCCGACGGCCTGTCGACGGTGCTGGGCGGCGTCTTCAACACCTTCCCGTACACGGCGTACGCGCAGAACGTGGGTCTGGTCGGCATGACCCGGGTGCGCAGCCGCTGGGTGGTGGCGACCGCGGGCGGCATCCTGGTCCTGCTCGGCCTGCTGCCCAAGCTGGGCGCGGTGGTGGCGGCGATACCGGCGCCGGTGCTGGGCGGTGCGGGTCTGGTGATGTTCGGGACGGTCGCCGCGAGCGGGCTCAGGACCCTGGCCGGGGTCGATTTCAAGGGCAACAACAACCTGACGGTGGTGGCCGTCTCGGTGGCCATGGGCATGCTGCCGGTCGGGGTGCCGGCGATCTACGAGAAGTTCCCCGACTGGTTCCAGACGGTGATGAACAGCGGCATCAGCGCGGGCTGCCTCACCGCGATCGTGCTGAACCTGCTCTTCAACCACCTGCCCGCGAAGGCTGGTTCAGGCGTCCCCGAGCCGGGCGGCCTGTCGGGCGGCGGCGTCGAGAAGGGCGTCGAGCAGTCCCGGGAAGAGGCCGTCTAG